A genome region from Cryptococcus neoformans var. neoformans B-3501A chromosome 8, whole genome shotgun sequence includes the following:
- a CDS encoding hypothetical protein (Match to ESTs gb|CF194526.1|CF194526, gb|CF194290.1|CF194290, gb|CF191024.1|CF191024; HMMPfam hit to Linker_histone, linker histone H1 and H5 family, score: 46.3, E(): 8.3e-11) codes for MAPTKKTTTAPKKAASHPPFLTMIQEAISSHPTDSKKGVSRVSIKKYLEDKYKLDMSAAGNTSNLNGAIKRAVEKNELALPGGPSGRVKLVAAAKPKAAEKKPAAKKPAAAKPAEKKTTTKAAPKKAASATTKKATTAKPTAAKAKAAAPAKKTAASSTAAKKTAEKKAAAPKKTKAPAAKKAAAPKKAASKKA; via the exons ATGGCCCCCACCAAGAAGACCACTACTGCCCCCAAGAAGGCtgcttctcatcctcctttcttGACTATGATCCAG GAAGCCATTTCTAGCCACCCCACCGACTCCAAGAAGGGTGTTTCCCGAGTGTCCATCAAGAA GTACCTTGAGGACAAGTACAAGCTCGACATGAGTGCTGCTGGTAACACCTCCAACTTGAATGGTGCCATCAAGCGTGCTGTTGAGAAGAATGAGTTGGCCCTCCCTGGCGGTCCTTCCGGTCGTGTGAAGCTCGTTGCT GCCGCCAAGCCCAAGGCTGCTGAGAAGAAGCCCGCCGCTAAGAAGCCTGCTGCCGCTAAGCCCgcagagaagaaaactACCACCAAGGCCGCTCCCAAGAAGGCTGCTTCTGCCACCACCAAGAAGGCTACCACTGCTAAGCCTACGGCtgccaaggccaaggctgCTGCCCCTGCGAAGAAGACTGCGGCTAGCAGCACTGCTGCCAAGAAGACTGCCGAAAAGAAGGCAGCTGCCCCTAAGAAGACCAAGGCTCCTGCTG ccaagaaggctgcCGCTCCCAAAAAGGCTGCCTCTAAGAAGGCTTAA